One genomic window of Tachypleus tridentatus isolate NWPU-2018 chromosome 12, ASM421037v1, whole genome shotgun sequence includes the following:
- the LOC143233438 gene encoding uncharacterized protein LOC143233438 isoform X2 — MVLLLDVVSVVKMDTCHETVLMLERTGEVNLVASSMVKMDTSHETVKILINKLYMMVEYNDVAGGINEQSDDNENAEKSERDRFSDGTCA, encoded by the exons GATGTTGTAAGTGTGGTGAAGATGGACACATGTCATGAGACTGTCCTAATGTTGGAGAGGACAGGAGAAGTAAATCTGGTTGCTTCAAGTATGGTGAAGATGGACACATCTCACGAGACTGTAAAAATCCTGATAAACAAGTTGTACATGATg GTGGAATATAATGATGTGGCTGGAGGTATAAATGAACAATCAGATGATAATGAAAATGCAGAGAAGAGTGAAAGAGACAGGTTCTCAGATGGAACTTGTGCCTGA
- the LOC143233438 gene encoding uncharacterized protein LOC143233438 isoform X3, which translates to MVLLLDVVSVVKMDTCHETVLMLERTGEVNLVASSMVKMDTSHETVKILINKLYMMWEEKFSFGHSTTPSSL; encoded by the exons GATGTTGTAAGTGTGGTGAAGATGGACACATGTCATGAGACTGTCCTAATGTTGGAGAGGACAGGAGAAGTAAATCTGGTTGCTTCAAGTATGGTGAAGATGGACACATCTCACGAGACTGTAAAAATCCTGATAAACAAGTTGTACATGATg TGGGAGGAAAAATTTTCCTTTGGACATTCTACAACGCCATCATCCTTGTGA